A stretch of the Haloplanus aerogenes genome encodes the following:
- a CDS encoding NADH-quinone oxidoreductase subunit J, which produces MVYETIAFALFALITLGCSLGVVLVEDVWHSALLLGGALLSVAVHYVMMQAEFLAAMQILVYVGGVLILITFAVMLTKSTAAAESASTTEVRET; this is translated from the coding sequence ATGGTGTATGAAACGATCGCGTTCGCGCTGTTCGCCCTGATCACACTGGGCTGCAGCCTGGGCGTCGTCCTGGTCGAGGACGTGTGGCACTCCGCACTCCTCCTCGGCGGCGCCCTGTTGAGCGTCGCGGTACATTACGTGATGATGCAGGCGGAGTTTCTCGCCGCCATGCAGATACTCGTCTACGTGGGCGGGGTTCTCATCCTCATCACGTTCGCCGTGATGCTCACGAAATCGACAGCGGCAGCGGAATCGGCATCGACAACGGAGGTGCGTGAGACGTGA
- a CDS encoding NuoI/complex I 23 kDa subunit family protein, whose product MIGILKGMAVTMKHALDGKTFTVEYPDVAPEVSPRFRGVHKFSQERCIWCRQCENVCPNDTIQIVQDDQRNGEQYNLHIGQCIYCRLCEEVCPVDAILLTQNFEFTADTKDDFVYNKEQLKNVPWYKGIDPLESRNPDRSAWIGEGDGEIDYQ is encoded by the coding sequence ATGATTGGAATCCTCAAAGGCATGGCGGTAACGATGAAACACGCGCTGGACGGGAAGACGTTCACCGTCGAGTATCCCGACGTGGCGCCGGAAGTGAGCCCACGGTTCCGGGGCGTCCACAAGTTCAGCCAGGAGCGCTGTATCTGGTGTCGGCAGTGCGAGAACGTCTGTCCGAACGACACGATCCAGATCGTGCAGGACGACCAGCGCAACGGCGAACAGTACAACCTCCACATCGGCCAGTGTATCTACTGCCGACTCTGCGAGGAGGTGTGTCCGGTGGACGCCATCCTGCTGACCCAGAACTTCGAGTTCACGGCGGACACCAAGGACGACTTCGTCTACAACAAAGAGCAGTTGAAGAACGTCCCGTGGTACAAGGGAATCGACCCGCTCGAATCGCGCAACCCGGACCGGAGCGCGTGGATCGGCGAGGGTGACGGCGAAATCGACTACCAGTGA
- a CDS encoding complex I subunit 1/NuoH family protein: MDPVLLQSGTPTPTGTANATANATATASGPVTTLPETISGALGLTGTFGDIVGGLIGAFLIANIMLGMTALAGPWAKRKITAAFTDRIAVNRIGPFGLLIIVADAVRLLSKELIIPEGVDRPAWDIAPIILPFSALLGFAVIPFGSGLQLADPETGIVFAFAAASIASVGLVMAGYASNNKYSLLGALRSIAQNLAYEIPLVITAASVIIFAGTFRTSEIVAAQTETLVTIAGIAIPGWYAFVNPFAFVLFIAANMAEIGRNPFDIPEAPTEIVAGYQTEYSSVYFVLFYLGEFIHIFLGGALIAVLFLGGPAGPVLPGFVWMVIKMWAFFLFTQWARSAVPRVRIDQLIEIGWKGMLVLSFANLVLTAVLVGVIA, encoded by the coding sequence ATGGATCCGGTGCTGCTCCAGTCGGGGACACCGACGCCGACGGGCACCGCGAACGCGACGGCCAACGCCACCGCCACCGCCTCCGGCCCGGTGACGACGCTCCCCGAGACCATCTCGGGTGCGCTCGGCCTCACCGGCACGTTCGGTGACATCGTCGGCGGCCTGATCGGCGCCTTCCTCATCGCCAACATCATGCTCGGTATGACGGCGCTGGCCGGGCCGTGGGCCAAGCGGAAGATCACGGCCGCGTTCACGGACCGTATCGCCGTCAACCGGATCGGGCCATTCGGCCTGCTGATCATCGTGGCCGACGCGGTCCGCCTGCTCTCGAAGGAACTGATCATTCCGGAAGGCGTCGACCGGCCGGCGTGGGACATCGCGCCCATCATCCTGCCGTTCTCGGCGCTGCTCGGCTTCGCGGTCATCCCGTTCGGGAGCGGCCTCCAACTGGCCGACCCCGAGACGGGCATCGTCTTCGCGTTCGCGGCCGCCTCCATCGCGTCGGTCGGTCTCGTGATGGCTGGCTACGCGTCGAACAACAAGTACTCGCTGCTGGGGGCGCTGCGCTCTATCGCGCAGAACCTCGCGTACGAGATTCCGCTGGTCATCACGGCGGCGTCGGTGATCATCTTCGCCGGCACCTTCCGGACGAGCGAAATCGTCGCAGCCCAGACGGAGACGCTCGTGACCATCGCGGGCATCGCGATTCCGGGCTGGTACGCGTTCGTCAACCCGTTCGCGTTCGTCCTCTTCATCGCGGCGAACATGGCAGAGATTGGCCGGAACCCGTTCGACATTCCGGAGGCGCCGACCGAAATCGTCGCCGGGTATCAGACCGAATATTCGAGCGTCTACTTCGTGCTGTTCTACCTCGGGGAGTTCATCCACATCTTCCTCGGCGGCGCGCTGATCGCCGTCCTCTTCCTCGGCGGCCCGGCGGGACCGGTCCTGCCCGGGTTCGTCTGGATGGTGATCAAGATGTGGGCGTTCTTCCTGTTCACGCAGTGGGCCCGCTCCGCGGTCCCGCGCGTGCGTATCGACCAGCTAATAGAGATCGGCTGGAAGGGGATGCTCGTGCTTTCCTTCGCTAACCTGGTGCTCACGGCAGTCCTCGTGGGAGTGATCGCGTAA
- a CDS encoding NADH-quinone oxidoreductase subunit D, which yields MSLEESTPDTVEKTTAEEIEDLLGDLVLDRDDHLNAPGFVVRPDEVQDALFRLRDEAGYDHLSCVTAQEYEDRYESIYHLKKYDDPTDEVSVVVPTPTDNPVSQSAEPVYRTADWHEREAYDLVGIEYDDHPDMRRILLPETWQGHPLGRDYDQDRPQIVPLREHANPLQEDHASDAGDTMFLNIGPHHPATHGVLHLKTILDGEQVVDVESDIGYLHRCEEQICQQGTYRYQIMPYPDRWDYISAGLLNEWAYARVAEDLADIEVPEYAQVIRTLGAELCRIAAHMLAVGTFALDVYGDFTAIFMYAIRDREKTQNILEELTGQRLMFNYFRLGGVVWDLPEPREEFFELIRDFLDDLPEALEEYHDLISANEILQVRTVDTGVLPPEVAKSYGATGPVARGSGIDYDLRRDDPYGYYDELDWNVVTEDGCDNYSRLLVRLREVEESAKIIEQCVDLLEDWPEDERTIQSNVPRTIRPDDDTEIYRAVEGAKGELGIYVRADGTEKPARFKIRSPCFSNLQTLPEMSNGEYIPDLIASLGSLDIVLGEVDR from the coding sequence ATGAGCCTCGAAGAATCCACTCCGGATACGGTCGAGAAGACGACCGCCGAGGAGATCGAGGACCTGCTCGGCGATCTGGTCCTCGACCGTGACGACCACCTCAACGCACCGGGCTTCGTCGTGCGGCCGGACGAGGTGCAGGACGCCCTCTTCCGCCTGCGCGACGAGGCCGGCTACGACCACCTCTCCTGTGTCACCGCACAGGAGTACGAGGACCGCTACGAGTCCATCTACCACCTCAAGAAGTACGACGACCCGACGGACGAGGTGAGCGTCGTCGTGCCGACGCCGACCGACAATCCGGTGAGCCAGTCGGCCGAACCCGTCTACCGCACCGCCGACTGGCACGAACGCGAGGCGTACGACCTCGTCGGCATCGAGTACGATGACCACCCGGACATGCGCCGTATCCTCCTGCCCGAGACGTGGCAGGGGCATCCACTGGGCCGGGATTACGATCAGGATCGACCGCAGATCGTCCCCCTGCGCGAACACGCCAACCCGTTGCAGGAGGACCACGCGAGCGACGCGGGCGACACGATGTTCCTCAACATCGGGCCGCACCACCCGGCGACCCACGGCGTCCTCCACCTCAAGACCATCCTCGACGGCGAACAGGTGGTCGACGTGGAGTCCGACATCGGCTACCTCCACCGCTGCGAGGAGCAGATCTGTCAGCAGGGGACGTATCGCTACCAGATCATGCCCTACCCGGACCGATGGGACTACATCTCGGCGGGGCTGCTCAACGAGTGGGCGTACGCCCGCGTCGCGGAGGACCTCGCGGACATCGAGGTGCCGGAGTACGCGCAGGTCATCCGGACGCTGGGCGCCGAGTTGTGTCGGATCGCGGCCCACATGCTCGCGGTCGGCACCTTCGCGCTCGACGTGTATGGCGACTTCACCGCCATCTTCATGTACGCCATCCGCGACCGCGAGAAGACCCAGAACATCCTCGAAGAACTCACGGGCCAGCGCCTGATGTTCAACTACTTCCGTCTCGGCGGGGTCGTCTGGGACCTGCCCGAACCCCGCGAGGAGTTCTTCGAGCTGATCCGTGACTTCCTCGACGACCTCCCGGAGGCCCTCGAGGAGTACCACGACCTCATCTCCGCGAACGAGATCCTGCAGGTGCGCACGGTCGACACCGGCGTCCTGCCGCCGGAGGTCGCCAAGAGCTACGGGGCGACCGGTCCCGTCGCGAGGGGTTCAGGAATCGACTACGACCTCCGTCGTGACGACCCCTACGGCTACTACGACGAACTCGACTGGAACGTCGTCACGGAGGACGGCTGTGACAACTACAGCCGCCTGCTCGTCCGTCTGCGCGAGGTGGAGGAGTCCGCGAAGATCATCGAGCAGTGTGTCGACCTGCTCGAAGATTGGCCGGAAGACGAGCGGACGATCCAGAGCAACGTGCCGCGGACGATCCGGCCGGACGACGACACCGAGATCTACCGTGCCGTCGAGGGCGCGAAAGGCGAACTCGGTATCTACGTCCGCGCGGACGGCACCGAGAAGCCGGCCCGGTTCAAGATCCGGAGCCCGTGTTTCTCGAACCTCCAGACGCTGCCGGAGATGTCCAACGGTGAGTACATCCCCGACCTGATCGCGTCGCTCGGCAGCCTCGACATCGTCCTCGGCGAGGTGGATCGCTGA
- a CDS encoding NADH-quinone oxidoreductase subunit B, with amino-acid sequence MSSEQERFITDTSQVGSETRDARIGASGTDNRFNSKLREAFGSSPFILTKFDRFMEWVRGSSMFMLQFGIACCSIEMMHTYAVKHDLDRFGAGVPRASPRQADVIIVPGTIVSKFAPRMKRVYDQMPEPKFVVGMGSCTISGGPFQEGYNVVKGAEEVIPVDIHIPGCPPRPEALIYGVAKLQERIANGESSPVTVKPYELEQFSDLDRDEVVDKLAEQIDEDDLVMRYNWADSP; translated from the coding sequence ATGAGTAGCGAACAGGAACGATTCATCACCGACACGAGTCAGGTAGGAAGCGAGACACGCGACGCCCGTATCGGGGCGTCGGGAACCGACAACCGGTTCAATTCCAAACTTCGCGAGGCGTTCGGCTCCTCGCCGTTCATCCTCACGAAGTTCGACCGGTTCATGGAGTGGGTGCGTGGCTCCTCGATGTTCATGCTACAGTTCGGCATCGCCTGCTGTAGTATCGAGATGATGCACACGTACGCGGTCAAACACGACCTCGACCGGTTCGGGGCCGGCGTGCCGCGCGCGTCGCCGCGACAGGCCGACGTGATCATCGTCCCGGGGACCATCGTCTCCAAGTTCGCCCCGCGGATGAAGCGCGTCTACGACCAGATGCCGGAACCGAAGTTCGTCGTCGGCATGGGGTCGTGTACCATCTCCGGCGGCCCGTTCCAGGAGGGGTACAACGTCGTCAAGGGTGCCGAGGAAGTCATCCCGGTCGACATCCACATCCCGGGCTGTCCGCCTCGACCCGAGGCGCTGATCTACGGCGTCGCGAAGTTGCAGGAGCGGATCGCCAACGGCGAGAGTTCGCCGGTGACGGTCAAACCCTACGAACTCGAACAGTTCAGCGACCTCGACCGCGACGAAGTGGTGGACAAGCTCGCCGAACAGATCGACGAGGACGACCTCGTCATGCGCTACAACTGGGCTGACTCGCCATGA
- a CDS encoding NADH-quinone oxidoreductase subunit A, producing the protein MNQWIAIGALGLVGVGLPVGMMVASALLRPTVPEQGKTTPYESGEVPTGTAHVQFNIQYYMVALLFVIFDVETVLIFPWTLIYRSALEGGASLVETLVPMLVFIGVLVVGLVWAWRNGAVKWVKSPRASRRKTERQS; encoded by the coding sequence ATGAACCAATGGATTGCCATCGGTGCGTTGGGACTCGTCGGAGTCGGCCTCCCAGTGGGGATGATGGTCGCCTCGGCACTCCTGCGTCCCACCGTACCGGAGCAAGGAAAAACAACACCCTACGAGAGCGGCGAGGTCCCGACGGGGACGGCGCACGTCCAGTTCAACATCCAGTACTACATGGTCGCGCTGCTGTTCGTCATCTTCGACGTCGAGACCGTCCTGATCTTCCCGTGGACCTTGATTTATCGGTCCGCGCTGGAGGGCGGGGCGTCCCTCGTCGAAACCCTCGTGCCGATGCTGGTGTTCATCGGGGTTCTCGTCGTCGGTCTCGTCTGGGCCTGGCGGAACGGCGCGGTCAAGTGGGTCAAGAGCCCGCGTGCATCCCGCCGTAAAACGGAGCGTCAATCATGA
- a CDS encoding geranylgeranyl reductase family protein, translating to MPARDRTAYDVVVVGGGPGGSTAAYQLQQFGHDVLLIDRETFPRDKLCGGLITYKTLRLLDRVFDESESHLVDEGILNFGADEYAAYFNDDLVLRDSIDVPFYFAKRFEYDEFLHDRAVEAGVDTHLGDGVSRIDIEGSTVETTDGETFTADYIVGADGASSRIRSQLADEGLVDTSGWRKNLAIAAEAYVPRDAIDVDIDYPMLHFGVLDWGYGWVFPNTDRLLVGVGGLNAKNDRGFRRILDDYFDLLGFDYDPDTVKGHPIPFGNYLDRPAHGNVLLVGDAAGTVDAITGEGIFYAQRSGELAAWAIDRAESGTTAAVADDYTDMLHEYVHPELHHSKQARLFIWGGPQFPRRLAMKAWFALLSDPSVELVHGIRIYDLLRRRGDVMHETLPGGTPRPT from the coding sequence ATGCCAGCGCGCGACCGGACTGCGTACGATGTTGTCGTCGTCGGTGGGGGGCCGGGGGGATCAACGGCGGCCTATCAGCTACAACAGTTCGGCCACGATGTCCTGTTGATCGACAGGGAGACGTTTCCACGCGACAAGCTCTGTGGCGGTCTCATCACGTACAAGACGCTCCGACTCCTCGACCGCGTGTTCGACGAATCCGAGAGCCATCTCGTCGACGAGGGCATCCTGAATTTCGGCGCCGATGAGTACGCCGCCTACTTCAACGACGACCTCGTTCTCCGGGACAGTATCGACGTGCCGTTCTACTTCGCCAAGCGGTTCGAGTACGACGAGTTCCTCCACGACCGGGCCGTCGAGGCGGGTGTCGACACCCATCTCGGGGACGGGGTCAGCCGCATCGACATAGAGGGATCGACCGTCGAAACGACCGACGGTGAAACGTTCACTGCGGACTACATCGTCGGTGCCGACGGCGCCTCCAGCCGTATCCGGAGCCAGTTGGCCGACGAGGGCCTCGTCGACACCAGCGGGTGGCGAAAGAATCTCGCCATCGCCGCCGAGGCGTACGTCCCACGGGACGCTATCGACGTCGACATCGACTACCCGATGCTTCACTTCGGTGTTCTGGATTGGGGCTACGGGTGGGTGTTCCCGAACACCGACCGCCTCCTCGTCGGTGTCGGGGGACTCAACGCCAAGAACGACCGGGGGTTCCGGCGCATCCTCGACGACTACTTCGACCTGCTCGGATTCGACTACGATCCCGACACAGTCAAGGGCCACCCGATTCCGTTCGGCAACTATCTCGACCGCCCGGCCCACGGGAACGTCCTCCTCGTCGGCGACGCCGCCGGCACCGTCGACGCCATCACGGGCGAGGGCATCTTCTACGCCCAGCGAAGCGGGGAACTGGCGGCGTGGGCTATCGACCGCGCGGAGTCGGGCACGACGGCCGCAGTCGCGGACGACTACACCGACATGCTCCACGAGTACGTTCACCCCGAACTCCACCACTCCAAGCAGGCGCGACTGTTCATCTGGGGTGGTCCACAGTTCCCACGCCGGCTCGCGATGAAAGCCTGGTTCGCGTTGCTCAGCGATCCGTCCGTCGAACTCGTCCACGGGATCCGAATCTACGACCTGCTCCGACGCCGGGGCGACGTGATGCACGAGACGCTGCCCGGTGGAACGCCGCGCCCGACCTGA
- a CDS encoding fatty acid desaturase family protein encodes MLSDSLDYNHTSHWVSAVIEADRPLPIDNPVLASIVRFGTLPNAFFLFVVTVGRARVPEDFTIAIFFAVVWLNIGPALIWYYDERVMPTFFREVTELVENDERITALSEKYDHFFSDQYWIPTGLWTLLLLALFFRSQSYLAAEGMFTVGGPYYFVFLISVVWLGVFTGIGFIGVLTTMLVIRELSSEPLNISPLHPDGLGGLGFVGYYAIRTTLTFSSGSLLLPLAFIFVRTSEFTVLIYLIVVSYMGFIAVSFAYPTYKINKQAQRMQEKQLDQLRREYERAKRRVRSGSRVEGDGNTTDLQEVTDQLRLQHIREEYQNYQNVRLYPFQVDIIVKLVSSVVLPLVFLAIDQYLI; translated from the coding sequence ATGTTGAGCGACTCCCTCGACTACAACCACACGTCACACTGGGTGAGCGCCGTCATCGAGGCCGACCGTCCACTGCCCATCGACAACCCGGTCCTCGCGAGCATCGTCCGGTTCGGAACCCTTCCGAACGCCTTCTTCCTGTTCGTGGTGACGGTGGGACGGGCGCGCGTCCCCGAGGATTTCACCATCGCCATCTTCTTCGCCGTCGTCTGGCTCAACATCGGCCCCGCGCTCATCTGGTACTACGACGAGCGCGTGATGCCGACCTTCTTCCGGGAGGTGACCGAACTCGTCGAAAACGACGAGCGCATCACCGCCCTCAGCGAGAAATACGACCACTTCTTCTCGGATCAGTACTGGATTCCGACGGGACTGTGGACGCTCCTCCTGTTGGCGCTGTTCTTCCGAAGCCAGTCGTATCTGGCTGCCGAGGGGATGTTCACCGTGGGCGGCCCCTACTACTTCGTCTTCCTGATCTCCGTGGTGTGGCTCGGGGTGTTCACCGGCATCGGCTTCATTGGCGTCCTGACGACGATGCTGGTCATCCGGGAACTCTCGAGTGAACCGCTCAACATCAGTCCACTCCACCCCGACGGGCTCGGGGGACTCGGCTTCGTCGGCTACTACGCGATCCGAACGACGCTCACGTTCTCCTCGGGATCGTTGCTCCTCCCGCTCGCGTTTATTTTCGTGCGCACGAGCGAGTTCACCGTGCTCATCTACCTCATCGTCGTCTCGTACATGGGATTCATCGCCGTCTCGTTCGCCTATCCGACCTACAAGATCAACAAACAGGCACAGCGGATGCAAGAGAAGCAACTCGACCAGTTGCGCCGCGAGTACGAACGTGCGAAACGCCGCGTCCGGAGCGGAAGCCGCGTGGAGGGCGACGGAAACACGACCGATCTCCAAGAGGTTACGGATCAGTTACGTCTCCAGCACATCAGAGAGGAGTATCAGAACTACCAGAACGTCCGGCTCTACCCGTTCCAAGTCGACATCATCGTCAAACTGGTCAGTTCGGTCGTCCTCCCGCTGGTTTTTCTCGCCATCGACCAGTATCTGATCTAG
- a CDS encoding CoxG family protein, with translation MTVTVERVFDLSLPIEEVWSFISDPENRARSIQFVDEYQINGDEATWYVKIPVRFLNRRITVETRDVDRDPPHYVRFVGKSKVMRVVGEHELQETDDGCKVTIRFRVQEKLPGVERFFKANIDDEIQNLIDALKRSVGD, from the coding sequence GTGACCGTCACCGTTGAGCGGGTCTTCGATCTCTCGCTCCCCATCGAGGAGGTCTGGTCGTTCATCTCCGATCCGGAGAACAGAGCACGGTCCATACAGTTCGTCGACGAGTACCAGATCAACGGCGACGAAGCGACGTGGTACGTGAAGATTCCAGTCCGATTCCTCAACCGACGGATCACGGTCGAGACACGCGACGTGGATCGCGATCCGCCACACTACGTCCGGTTCGTCGGGAAGTCGAAGGTGATGCGCGTCGTCGGCGAACACGAACTCCAAGAAACCGACGACGGCTGTAAGGTAACCATCCGGTTCCGCGTCCAAGAGAAGCTTCCGGGCGTCGAGCGGTTCTTCAAGGCGAACATCGACGACGAGATCCAGAACCTCATCGACGCACTCAAACGGTCCGTCGGCGACTAG
- the purE gene encoding 5-(carboxyamino)imidazole ribonucleotide mutase, translated as MTDVHDLIDELHAQADADYPPEATPEVGIIMGSDSDLDVMAGAYDALRELGFAEQTDYANPPEARFTFESYVVSAHRTPDLMYAYGETAAERGLDVIIAGAGGKSADLPNMTASIAYPLPVIGVPVQEKSVDSVIGMPTGAPIVAVDAGKSYNAALSAVQILGREHAELVERLEVEHDDLRAGVADVSRALHDLGIDGFREREE; from the coding sequence ATGACCGACGTACACGACCTGATCGACGAGTTGCACGCACAGGCCGACGCCGACTACCCGCCCGAGGCGACCCCCGAGGTGGGGATCATCATGGGGTCGGACTCCGACCTCGACGTGATGGCGGGTGCGTACGACGCCCTGCGCGAACTCGGCTTCGCCGAGCAGACCGACTACGCGAACCCGCCCGAAGCCCGGTTCACGTTCGAGAGCTACGTCGTCTCCGCCCACCGGACGCCGGATCTGATGTACGCCTACGGCGAGACGGCGGCGGAGCGGGGACTGGACGTGATCATCGCGGGCGCGGGCGGGAAATCCGCGGACCTGCCGAACATGACGGCCTCTATCGCCTATCCGCTCCCGGTGATCGGCGTGCCGGTGCAGGAGAAGTCGGTCGACTCGGTGATCGGGATGCCGACTGGCGCGCCCATCGTCGCCGTCGACGCGGGCAAGTCGTACAACGCGGCGCTGTCGGCGGTGCAGATCCTCGGCCGCGAACACGCGGAACTCGTGGAGCGACTGGAAGTCGAACACGACGACCTGCGAGCGGGCGTGGCGGACGTTTCGCGGGCGCTCCACGACCTCGGCATCGACGGATTCCGGGAGCGGGAGGAGTAG
- a CDS encoding 5-(carboxyamino)imidazole ribonucleotide synthase, with translation MTITVPGPTLGVVGGGQLGRMLAEAAAPLGVEVIVLDPTPDCPAAPVARDQIVGDFDDPDAISRLAERTDALTYEIELADPDYLADAGAAADVPVHPTPETLRTIQDKFAEKEMLSEAGIPVPEYRRVDSVADLEAAVEEFGAVMLKARHGGYDGRGNVPVRSVGEAEDAIREVGSVDDPDAVAETFVDFEREVSVIGVQGDGEVRTFPVGENVHEEEILRETVVPARTTEAVKERAQAVARDVLDALDGRGVFGIELFETREGEILVNEIAPRPHNSGHWSIEGAITSQFEQHARAVLGWPLGSTRQRAPTVSANILGTVDETKPATLAGVERVLEREGANLHWYGKDDVRPLRKMGHVTATGEEGRRPSTDALDDLLESTRELRDSLTFQ, from the coding sequence ATGACGATAACCGTCCCCGGACCGACGCTCGGCGTCGTCGGCGGCGGTCAGCTCGGCCGGATGCTCGCCGAGGCGGCCGCGCCCCTCGGCGTCGAGGTGATCGTCCTCGATCCGACGCCGGACTGTCCAGCCGCGCCCGTCGCTCGCGACCAGATCGTCGGCGACTTCGACGATCCGGACGCCATCAGTCGACTGGCCGAGCGCACCGACGCCCTGACCTACGAGATCGAACTCGCGGACCCGGACTACCTCGCGGACGCGGGCGCCGCGGCCGACGTGCCGGTCCACCCGACGCCGGAGACGCTGCGGACGATTCAGGACAAGTTCGCGGAGAAGGAGATGCTCTCCGAGGCGGGGATTCCGGTCCCCGAATACCGCCGCGTCGACTCGGTGGCCGACCTCGAAGCCGCCGTCGAGGAGTTCGGTGCCGTCATGCTGAAGGCGCGTCACGGTGGCTACGACGGCCGGGGGAACGTTCCGGTTCGATCGGTCGGCGAGGCCGAGGACGCGATCCGCGAGGTCGGGTCCGTCGACGACCCCGACGCCGTCGCGGAGACGTTCGTCGACTTCGAGCGCGAAGTCTCCGTCATCGGCGTGCAGGGCGACGGCGAGGTCCGGACGTTCCCCGTCGGTGAGAACGTCCACGAGGAGGAGATCCTCCGGGAGACGGTCGTTCCCGCGCGGACCACGGAGGCGGTCAAAGAGCGCGCCCAAGCCGTCGCCCGCGACGTACTCGACGCCCTCGACGGCCGCGGCGTCTTCGGCATCGAACTGTTCGAGACGCGCGAGGGCGAGATTCTGGTGAACGAGATCGCACCGCGCCCCCACAACTCCGGACACTGGAGCATCGAAGGGGCGATCACCTCGCAGTTCGAACAGCACGCCCGCGCCGTCCTCGGGTGGCCGCTCGGCTCGACCCGCCAGCGCGCGCCGACGGTGAGCGCCAACATCCTCGGCACGGTCGACGAGACCAAGCCAGCCACCCTCGCCGGCGTCGAACGCGTTCTCGAACGCGAGGGGGCGAACCTCCACTGGTACGGCAAGGACGACGTGCGCCCGCTCCGCAAGATGGGGCACGTGACGGCGACGGGCGAGGAGGGCCGTCGGCCGTCGACCGACGCACTCGACGATCTGCTCGAATCGACCCGCGAACTGCGCGACAGTCTCACTTTCCAATGA